From the Astyanax mexicanus isolate ESR-SI-001 chromosome 12, AstMex3_surface, whole genome shotgun sequence genome, the window acgacgtaacttttcgtaacgcatattttcggaaagagctcaataagttctacaggtcctcaattggtttcatcttcgtatttcaaaaattgcgacgtccacgggcgtgcaaagttctgcccattcattttcaatgggcaaaaaaacgcgtacttacgaagtttttacgaaaaacgtaagtccgatcggaaagctgtatacaagcccaccattcccgatatggacgcacgttttctcttttgaacgaagtcgatatttcgaaaactgcggcactagttaaccggacaaaaaacaggtggaataataataataactagattgcagttcctgcagaaactgcgagtgtgattgcagtgctggctggtatctgctaaggtgttgctaggtggttgctaaggtgttgctaggtggttgctaaggtgttgctaggtggttgctaaggtgttgctatggtatccggggtggttgctaaggtgttgctaggtggttgctaggtggttgctaaggtgttgctaggcggttgctaaggtgttgctatggtatccggggtggttgctaaggtgttgctaggtggttgctaggtggttgctaaggtgttgctaggcggttgctaaggtgttgctatggtatcccgggtggttgctaaggtgttcctaggtggttgctaggtggttgctagggtgttgctaggcggttgctaaggtgttgctatggtatccggggtggttgctaaggtgttgctaggtggttgctacggtgtttctaggcggttgctaaggtgttgctatggtatccggggtggttgctaaggtgttgctaggtggttgctaggtggttgctagggtgttgctaggcggttgctaaggtgttgctatggtatccggggtggttgctaaggtgttgctaggtggttgctaggtggttgctaggtggttgctaaggtgttgctaggcggttgctaaggtgttgctatggtatccggggtggttgctaaggtgttgctaggtggttgctaggtggttgctagggtgttgctaggcggttgctaaggtgttgctatggtatccggggtggttgctaaggtgttgttaggtggttgctaggtggttgctagggtgttgctaggcggttgctaaggtgttgctatggtatccggggtggttgctaaagtgttgctaggtggttgctagggtgttgctaggcggttgctaaggtgttgctatggtatccggggtggttgctaaggtgttgctaggtggttgctaggtggttgctaggtggttgctagggtgttgctaggcggttgctaagtggttgctagggtgttgctaggcggttgctaaggtgttcctatggtatccggggtggttgctaaggtgttgctaggtggttgctaggtggttgctagggtgttgctaggcggttgctaagtggttgctagggtgttgctaggcggttgctaaggtgttgctatggtatccggggtggttgctaaggtgttgctaggtggttgctaggtggttgctaaggtgttgctaggcggttgctaaggtgttgctatggtatttggggtggttgctaaggtgttgctaggtggttgctaggtggttgctaaggtgttgctaggcggttgctaaggtgttgctatggtatccggggtggttgctaaggtgttgctaggtggttgctaggtggttgctaaggtgttgctaggcggttgctaaggtgttgctatggtatccggggtggttgctaaggtgttgctaggtggttgctaggtggttgctagggtgttgctaggcggttgctaaggtgttgctatggtatccggggtggttgctaaggtgttgctaggtggttgctagggtgttgctaggcggttgctaaggtgttgctatggtatccggggtggttgctaagttgttgctaggtggttgctagggtgttgctaggcggttgctaaggtgttgctatggtatccggggtggttgctaaggtgttgctaggtggttgctaggtggttgctaaggtgttgctaggcggttgctaaggtgttgctatggtatccggggtggttgctaaggtgttgctaggtgtttgctaaggtgttgctaggcggttgctaaggtgttgctatggtatccggggtggttgctaaggtgttgctaggtggttgctagggtgttgctaggcggttgctaaggtgttgctatggtatccggggtggttgctaaggtgttgctaggtggttgctagggtgttgctaggcggttgctaaggtgttgctatggtatccggggtggttgctaaggtgttgctaggtggttgctaagtggttgctagggtgttgctaggcggttgctaaggtgttgctatggtatccggggtggttgctaaggtgttgctaggtggttgctaggtggttgctaaggtgttgctaggcggttgctaaggtgttgctatggtatccgtggtggttgctaaggtgttgctaggtgtttgctaggtggttgctaaggtgttgctaggcggttgctaaggtgttgctatggtatccggggtggttgctaaggtgttgctaggtggttgctaggtggttgctaaggtgttgctaggtggttcctaggtgatgtatatgcataaattagattaaatggtgtttgcacgttgctacgcaacgtgcaaatacatcaatcagctatgcacgctaggttgctctggccgttcgggggtgtccaaacttttgacccgtggctccattacacacagtactggggggccggggtgtccaaacttttgacccatggctccattacacacagtactggggggccggggtgtccaaacttttgacctaacgctgatttatcccatagctgctccatacactcacagtactggagttctagctacctgtccttcgatctagctgccgtcctccgatggccccattcattccaatggggccacttcgtacgacaatcgtacgaaatccgtacgtcgtaacttttcgtaacgcatattttcggaaagagctcaataagttctacaggtcctcaattggtttcatcttcgtattttaAAAATTGCgatgtccacgggcgtgcaaagttctgcccattcattttcaatgggcaaaaaaacgcgtacttacgaagtttttacgaaaaacgttattccgatcggaaagctgtatacaagcccaccattcccgataaggacgcacgttttctcttttgaacgaagtcgatatttcgaaaactgcggcactagttaaccggacaaaaaacaggtggaataataagaagaagaagaagaataagacttaagaagaacaatactgtgattgcattactgcaatcacactaataagaagaagaagaagaagaataagacttaagaagatcaatactgtgattgcattactgcaatcacactaataataataataataactagattgcagttcctacagaaactgcgagtgtgattgcagtgctggctggtatctgctatggtgttgctaaggtgttgctatggtatccggggtggttgctaaggtgttgctaggcggttgctaaggtgttgctatggtatccggggtggttgctaaggtgttgctaggtggttgctaggtggttgctagggtgttgctaggcggttgctaaggtgttgctatggtatccggggtggttgctaaggtgttgctaggtggttgctaggtggttgctagggtgttgctaggcggttgctaaggtgttgctatggtatccggggtggttgctaaggtgttgctaggtggttgctagggtgttgctaggcggttgctaaggtgttgctatggtatccggggtggttgctaaggtgttgctaggtggttgctaggtggttgctagggtgttgctaggcggttgctaaggtgttgctatggtatccggggtggttgctaaggtgttgctaggtggttgctaaggtgttgctatccggttgctaaggtgttgctatggtatccggggtggttgctaaggtgttgctaggtggttgctagggtgttgataggtggttgctaaggtgttgctatggtatctgtggtggttgctatggtgtttctaggtggttgctaggtgatgtatatgcataaattagattaaatggtgtttgcacgttgctacgcaacgtgcaaatacataaatcagctatgcacgctaggttgctctggccgttcgggggtgtccaaacttttgacccgtggctccattacacacagtactggggggccggggtgtccaaacttttgacccgtggctccattacacacagtactggggggccggggtgtccaaacttttgacctaatgctgttttatcccatagctgctccattacacacagtactggagttctagctacctgtccttcgatctagctgccgtcctccgattggccccattcattccaatggggccacttcgtacgacattcgtacgaaatccgtacgtcgtaacttttcgtaacgcatattttcggaaagagctcaataagttctacaggtcctcaattggtttcatcttcgtatttcaaaaattgcgacgtccacgggcgtgcaaagttctgcccattcattgtcaatgggcaaaaaaacgcgtacttacgaagtttttacgaaaaacgtaagtccgatcggaaagctgtatacaagcccaccattcccgatatagacgcacgttttctcttttgaacgaagtcgatatttcgaaaactgcggcactagttaaccggacaaaaaacaggtggaataataataataataataagaagaagaagaagaagaagaagaagaagaataagacttaagaagatcaatactgtgattgcattactgcaatcacactaataataataataataataataagaataagacttaagaagaacaatactgtgattgcattactgcaatcacactaataataagaagaagaagaagaagaataagacttaagaagaacaatactgtgattgcattactgcaatcacactaataataataataaaaataataatagcaacaTGTGAAACAGTATAGTTGCTTTGCAACATGCAACCATAATAGAAGACCCTGCAGATCTGAAAAACAGCtagttacatttttaaaaattggatatgattttttaaattagaaGATACAATAACAGTATTTCTGTTGTTCCTGCAGGTTCCCAGTGAAGCAGAAGATGAAAGGGAAACGTGTAAACCTGTTGGGTTTGCTTTCGTTTTTTGTGATTCTTGGTTTTCTTCTGATTGTATATTTGGGTGCTGACATTTTAACAGGAACGCTGTATTTTAATTACCATCACTTTGTAAAAAAACTACAGAATTCCATAACTCCCATCGAACACTCTGAACATTTCATGATATCTGCGTTCCTTGACCACAGAGTTGATAGGGCCATTAGAGTTATCAGCATAATCAGAAGAGACAGTCTACAGCCACTTTACTGTATCTATCATCACTACTACAGCGACTACCAGGTTGTTACTGCTGAAGTGGAAATACACAGTGATCATTTTGGATTCCCGTTTGGAGCAGCGGATGTGCTGTGTAGGGGGCCAAGCACTCAGAATGCAAGCCATGTAGCTGTTTCAACTAATACATCCATCAGTTACAGCATGGACTTTCTGCCAGTACGGAACAGAGTGCCGACGGAAACATTTCAGTACAACTTCACAATCTGTATCTCCAGTCTGTTTAGAAATTACAACAATGCTCTGCAGTTTGCCCAAACCATGGAGATGTACAAGCTTGTTGGGGTGCAGCATGTAGTGATCTATAACACCAGCTGCGGACCTGACCTGGAGAAACTCCTACAACACTACCAGAGGGAGGGAATTCTGGAGATTGTTTCATGGCCTGTTGATCAGTTTCTTACCCCATCTGCAGGATGGAACTCACAAAAGCACCCAGGAGATCTCCACTACTACGGCCAGTTGGTAACACTCAATGAGTGTGTTTATCGACACATGTATCAGTCTAGATATGTTCTGTTGAATGACATTGATGAGATCATCATGCCTTATAAGCATGCTAACCTTCCATTAATGATGCAGGGTCTGCAACAGAAGCAGAAGAACGTGGGCGTGTTTCTTATAGAAAACCACATTTTTCCCAAGACACAGTTTGAGGAGAGCCATAAGTACAGAAGGCCAGAATGGAGAAATATTCCTGGTGTTAATATTATGGAACATATTTACAGAGAACCACAAAGACCACATATTATCAACCCCACAAAGTTGATTGTTAACCCCAGGTATGTGCTGCAAACATCAGTGCATTCCACTCTCAAAAGCCTGGGAGAAGTTTACAGGGTTCCTTTCAATGTGTGCCACATCATTCATGTGCGAGTAGCTCTACAAGGACGTCTTTCCAAAGAGCAACTGCTTGTAGACTCCAGGGTGTGGGACTTTGAGGATCAACTGGTACCAAATGTTGATAGAGCCCTGCAGTCAGCAGGTTTCAATTTATATGACCATTCAAGTTTTACACAAGCAACTGTACTGGAatagtaaattaaagtaaataaatcttCATGTGTGGTTGTGTATCTTCGCACAGTTATCTGGCAACAGTTGTATGAAATTAGTGAAATGCTGACATTCTCAGGTGAGCATGGCTTGGAAAGGATGACATAATTCCACACAGTTGTTTGACACATTAAGATGTAAAGTAATATTTAAAATGGTCTTTTTTATTTTGAGTTGATAatgccttttttttatatatatacgcTACCAGTCAACAGTTTTAGAACAGCTCTATTGTTTAGTAGTTCAGTTCAGGAGTTTAAATGTACACGTTGTATTGTTAGAATTTCCCCAAATTCTCTCCTTATGTTTGCCTATATAATATGAAGTGGCTAGGTTGGGATGGCTCTTTTAAATCTCTAAATTGCTCTATATATGTCTCCATGTTTATAAACAACAATTGTGGATTAGAATATGTTGCTAGAAGTCAGTATGAAAGCTTTTATATGCATGTTTGTGCACTGCTAATGCTATGCCACATGGTATGTGCTAGCTAATTATGCCCTGTTTTTATATGCTTTCATACTaactaaaaagagaataaaagaggtCACCTATCCAGAGCTAAAGGCAGTTCTGTTCTGTTTATCAGGCAttaggattttttattttatgtgttaaCATTTTTGTAGAGCAGTTAGGCTAAGTGGCTGAATAGCTAAGCTAGTTATGCTAATTTGAGCATGTTTACTCTAGAAAATGCCTAATTTTATATATGTTACTCTGTTATTAAGTTCATTAGCGTGTGAGCCTGTAAATCTCTGTAAATATTGAACATGCCCTTTTAGACTTGTTGTGTAATGGAGAAAGAGGAGTGTGGAGAAGAAAAGAGGTGCACATCTTCCTAGAGCTAATTATTTCTGTTTATCAGATTAAAACCCAGTAAAAACACAATCCAGAGTCAATTTGATCTGTAACTACTGGTTACAGATCAGATTTACATTTAAGTTCACTGGATTTTTGCCTTTCTAGTTAATTACAGATCCTGAAGAGTTAGAAAACTGGGGGTGCTCTAAAACTTTAGACCGGTCCTTGTATAtcttgttttacttttatttacttgcacagtatttctgtttttttttcatgtttttgtttttaatatgtaaTAATGTGAGAATTATTTAAGCTCTCCCTCTCTACTGGAAATCCATGTCACTCTTTTACTTGTAGCACATGTTTACTGGATTAAAGTTGGAAAATTTTGTATGTAGACTTTTCCAAAAGCATGAAGAAGAATAGTATGTAACTCATTCTCTCAGCAGAAAGAAGAGTTCAGTAACGGCAGCTGTGTGAGGTATATGAGGCCCAGGCTGAACATCCCTGCTGTGTGTAAACTTTAATCACTGACTAAAATAATACACAGCTCTCTGGGCTGCTGGGACAGATGAATTGATATTACAGCAAATTGTGCTCTATGACTGATTCAGCAGGTGGTGCTGATGCAAAAATGACTTAATTCTAGAGCACATTCTTTAAAGGGAAATTCTTCATTTTGTTTTGCAGCATTCATACAACCACTGTATAACTATATGTTTTGGAGCCTCTCccagaaggcagtatacaccctggacaggccgacAATCCATCATAGGGCAGACAGACCCACAGACAcattcacttacacactcacacctagggggcaattttatccaacatccaattagcctgaccTGTCTTTGgattgtgggaggaaaccagagcacTCAGAGGAAACTCACACAGACATGGGGAGTACGTGCAAACTCCACAAAGAAAAACCCAGGTCGCCCCAGCCAGGAaacgaacccaggccgtcttttGCTGCATTTCTTTAATGTAATTTGCATTGTCAATGTTGTTTTCTTTGCTGCATTTCTTTAATGTAACTtgcattgtaatttttttttgctttgctgcatttcttaaatgtaatttgcatTGTCCTTTTTTTGCTTTGCTGCATTTCTTTAATGTAATTTGCGTTGTCATTTTTTGCtttattacatttctttaatgtaatttaaattgtCATGTTTTGCTTGTTCCATTTTATGTGTAATTTTTTACTTTGCTGCATTTCTAAAATGCAACTGCATTGTCATTTTCTGGTTTTCGTCATttctttaatgtaatttaaattgtaattttttgtttgctcctttttttctttttttttgttttgttttgctgcatttctttagttaactagttagctagaagctggatgttgtggatagccagaatttagtacaatactttatgttggtagtttaaagcagtttcttaaccctggtcactgccctaaaattaccctaataataataataataataataataataataataataataataataataataataataataataataaaaacaaatctgtTATCTTGTCGTTTTTCTGTTTTGCAGCATCTCTTTAATGTAATTTGcattgtcttttttgttttttaaatgtagcaaacaaaatacagaaagcCCCTCCTCACCCCACCCCAAATGCCAAACCCGCTCCTAGCCCTTGTCTTCATCCCAGAGCCTCGTCTACAGGACCCCATTGCTGTAGTGCAGAGGCAGAAAAGCCTCTTCACCTTCCGTCGGAGTGACCGGAAGGCTTTAGCACAAGCACCTGCTATCCTTTTAGCTGCAGTCTGAAATGGTGGAATGCGGCCGAAGCAGCCACACCCGCTCTCCTCTGTATCCTCTACTGCTGAGCAGGTTACACGATTAAGTGACCCAACGGAAGATCCACAGCTGTGATCTTCCAGATCAGCCAGGAAAACTTCACAAGGGCAAGTGCACATATCTGATTCGTTAGATGTGACTGTGTGATCTTCAGAAGTGGGCGTGTCCTTCACCTCAGGCTGCAGCCAAGGGTGCTTTGACACCTCCCTCACCGTGGGCCGAGCGCTGGGATCTAACTGCAGCATATCCTTTATTAAAGCACGGCAGGACTCTTCCACTTCGACGTCATCTGCAAACGGAAATGGTAGCTTCGGATTTGCGAGCTCTTTCAGCTTATATGAAGAGCTGGGCAGCTTCTCAGTGACCATTTGGTACAGAACGATCCCCAGGCTCCACACATCACTTTTCTTGGCGTCATATTTCTTTTCCTTCAGCACCTCAGGTGAAGGGTACCTCAGGGTGCCACACACCGTGTTGCACAGCTCAGGGTAGCCTTTTGTAACGCGACTCAGTCCAAAGTCTGTTATTTTGACATCGCTGTCTGCGGTCACGAGGATGTTGTGACAGTTCAGATCACGGTGGACAATGTCCTGCTCGTGCATGTAGTCCAACGCACTGACGATCTGAGAGAACCACTGCCTAGCTGTTTTATTGGGGAGAGGCCCATTTTCTATAACCTTTTTGAGAAATGAGGAGGCTGCTTCCATTACGATGTGTACCAGTCCATTACGCTCCTCAATAACTTCATAAACGTGCACGATGTGCGGGTGATTTACTGTAGATAGTGTTCATTTCCGCTTCCAGAATTGAAGAACAGAACTTCACCGCCATCCACCTGCTGTCCATGGTTTTAATAGCCACGTTGCATTGATGCTTTTTTTGACATGGCCAGTTTAACGGTGCCTGAAGACCCAGAACCGAGCTCGTACAACACCTCAAAGCCCAGGGCCTTCAGTGTGTCCTTGTCATCGATCACAGGCTGCCGCATTACACTGAACAAGTGTTTAAAAAACCTACAGAAGCGCATGACTTAGACAAATTAAACTGAAATCATGTCGAAGTAAATGGCTTCACTTACTTCGAACATCGAATTCCGAATGATACATACAGCGAGAGCGCGgccgaatatatatatatatatatataaaaataataataatcggtTGATGACGTCATACGCTCCATGTGGACCGCAACTATGACGTAAATGacttcagtttctctctctcattctctctctctctctctctctccctttattttgctatctctctctatatcccCGTCACAGAATGTGTCCACCAGCACAACGCATCCTAtttatttcaatggagagagccgctgcatgccggCTGGGTTGCGTTGAGCAAAAAAAGCTCGAGCCGAGAGATGATCCGGTGTTCCGTTGAGTTGTGCTACTCTGTCAAACCGCActacccttttgtgtatatttaaaggtaaaaatacaaaagaagctcaATATTAGAGAATGATTTCAGTAGACGATCGTGTACTATATTTGGATAGTCAATCACtgtatcagggtaaagttatggtagtatTTGTTATGCTTCTCTTCTTATTATAAGGAAACATTACTTGGCAAAACACTTAGTTTATTTAAACTTCTTAACAGCAACTTAACAGGTTGTGGTGAGGAGTCAGCTACTCTCCTCCAGCTGCTTCTTCAGGCCCCTACATAACAGTAGGCTGAACTTCTGCACGTACCACTGCCACCTAGTGGACTAACAATAACATATCACTACATCCCCCTTTTCTCAAGGAATGAAAACCGCTAACAAATTATTCTATATAACAAACAGAAAATAAGACATACTCTGAAAAAGATCTTTGAAATATCAATATAAACAACTTTCTTCATTTTGTTTCATGTAGCTGTAGTGCCAGCATGAGTGTTCTCTTTTACAGGTTCAGTCTGTCAGGTGCTTTCACTTTGCGTTCAGATCTTCTCAAACTGGACATGTGAGCTTTCTTGTTTTCCACATCACTATGAAGAGTGGTTGGTGGCTCTGACGATGCTGATGTTTCTGGTTCTCAATCACTGAGCTGTTCTTGCAATGTCTCGTGTGTTTTCAGAAGACTCCTTCGATTCCTCCTCAGAATCTGTCCATCCTCTGTTCTTACAGTATAAGACCTTGGACCGACTTCATCCAGAACTGTGGCCTTTGTGTTCCAATTGCTTGCGTCTCCAATTCTCACTGTGTCGTATCGTGCAAGTGGCTTTAAAGCTCGGGCTGATCTGTCATAATTTACCTTTTGTCTCCTCCTCAGTCTCTCTATCTTTTGTTTCAGATACCTGCTCTGTTTCTGTCCTGCAATGTGAGGAAGTGTGGTTCGTAGCTTGCGCCGCATTAAAAGTTCAGCAGGGGACATCCCGTGTTCAAGAGGTGAAGCTCGATAACTCAAAAGAGCTAGATAAGGATCAGCATTGCAGTCCTTTGCCTTCTTGAGCAGCTGTTTGACTATGTGCACCCCCTTCTCGGCCTTTCCATTTGATTGGGCATACAAGGGACTTGAGGTCACATGCTGAAAGTCATACATTTCTGCAAAGGCTTGAAATTCCTTACAACTGAAACATGGGCCATTGTCACTACACACCATCTGTGGGATACCATGTCTTGCAAAGATTGATTTCAAGTGTTTGATAACGCAGGCAGCAGTTATTGTAGAGAGCAGTGCAATTTCAGGGTAGTTTGACAGATAATCACCAGCAGGTAGTTTTTACCCTCAAGGTGGAACAAATCAGTACCAACTCTCTGCCATGGCTCGGCTGGTACATCCTGAAGGATCATGGGTTCTTTTGGCTGTTTGCTGTGATGTTTCAGACAGGTTGGACAGTTTGAGACCATGTGGTCAATGTCAGCATTCATGCCTGGCCAATAAAGGGCAGTTCTGGCCCTTCTTTTGCATTTCTCTGTTCCAAGGTGCCCCTCATGTATTCTCTTTAGCATGTCTTGCCGCAGTGACTGTGGAATGACAATCCTGCTCTTTCTAAGCAAGAGTCCATTTACCATGCTTAGCTCAGCTCTAATGTGGTAATACTGCTGACACAATCCTTTAGGCCAACCAGTGTTCAAATGCGTTATGACCTGTTGTAGTACCTCGTCTTTGGCTGTTTCCGCTGCAATCATTTCAGATTTCATATCTGACACTGGAAGGGTCTCAAAAACCAGGTTCACATGCAGATTTACATCCTTCTCTGTGGAACTCTCATTGTGTGGTTCACAGTGTTCTGGTGCTCTTGACAAAGCATCGGCCAACACAATGTATTTCCCTGGTGTGTAGATCAACTCGAAATCATAGCGCTGAAGTTTCATCATCAACCTTTGGATTCGCAGAGTCATTTCCCCTAGGTTTTTGTTAATGATGGATATTAATGGCTTGTGGTCTGTTTCTGCCACAAATGTTGGTAAGCCATACACATAGCTATGGAATTTCTCCATACCATACACTAACCCCAAACATTCTTTTTCAATTCAGCTGAAGTCATGGTTCTTGAAGCATATGCAACTGGCTTCCAGTTGCCACCATCCGCTTGGAGAAGGACTGCACCTAATCCGTGTTTAGATGCATCTGTGGATATCTTAGTAGGTTTTAATGGATCAAAGAACGTCAGTACCAGCTCTGTAGTAAGTACTGTCTTGAAACTTTCCCACTCTTTCTCATGTTTGGCAGTCCACTTGAACTCAGTGGCATGGTGCAACAGCTCTCTCAAGTGCACAGTCCTTGAAGACAAGTTTGGTATGAATTTTCCAATGAAATTTATCATTCCCATGACTCTCAAGACAGCCTTTTTATCTGTAGGTCTGGGCATGTCAAGGATCGCTTGTATCTTTGCTCGGTCAGACTCCACACCAAATTCTGAAAGCTTATCTCCCAGAAACGTCAGCTCCTTGACGGCAAACTGACACTTTTCCCTATTT encodes:
- the si:dkey-56i24.1 gene encoding glycosyltransferase family 92 protein, which produces MKHLSLILERNRTALYPDVTGGTAAEGFPVKQKMKGKRVNLLGLLSFFVILGFLLIVYLGADILTGTLYFNYHHFVKKLQNSITPIEHSEHFMISAFLDHRVDRAIRVISIIRRDSLQPLYCIYHHYYSDYQVVTAEVEIHSDHFGFPFGAADVLCRGPSTQNASHVAVSTNTSISYSMDFLPVRNRVPTETFQYNFTICISSLFRNYNNALQFAQTMEMYKLVGVQHVVIYNTSCGPDLEKLLQHYQREGILEIVSWPVDQFLTPSAGWNSQKHPGDLHYYGQLVTLNECVYRHMYQSRYVLLNDIDEIIMPYKHANLPLMMQGLQQKQKNVGVFLIENHIFPKTQFEESHKYRRPEWRNIPGVNIMEHIYREPQRPHIINPTKLIVNPRYVLQTSVHSTLKSLGEVYRVPFNVCHIIHVRVALQGRLSKEQLLVDSRVWDFEDQLVPNVDRALQSAGFNLYDHSSFTQATVLE
- the LOC125806165 gene encoding uncharacterized protein LOC125806165, which produces MTLRIQRLMMKLQRYDFELIYTPGKYIVLADALSRAPEHCEPHNESSTEKDVNLHVNLVFETLPVSDMKSEMIAAETAKDEHVTSSPLYAQSNGKAEKGVHIVKQLLKKAKDCNADPYLALLSYRASPLEHGMSPAELLMRRKLRTTLPHIAGQKQSRFFKHLFSVMRQPVIDDKDTLKALGFEVLYELVNHPHIVHVYEVIEERNGLVHIVMEAASSFLKKVIENGPLPNKTARQWFSQIVSALDYMHEQDIVHRDLNCHNILVTADSDVKITDFGLSRVTKGYPELCNTVCGTLRYPSPEVLKEKKYDAKKSDVWSLGIVLYQMVTEKLPSSSYKLKELANPKLPFPFADDVEVEESCRALIKDMLQLDPSARPTVREVSKHPWLQPEVKDTPTSEDHTVTSNESDMCTCPCEVFLADLEDHSCGSSVGSLNRVTCSAVEDTEESGCGCFGRIPPFQTAAKRIAGACAKAFRSLRRKVKRLFCLCTTAMGSCRRGSGMKTRARSGFGIWGGVRRGFLYFVCYI